In Musa acuminata AAA Group cultivar baxijiao chromosome BXJ3-9, Cavendish_Baxijiao_AAA, whole genome shotgun sequence, a single genomic region encodes these proteins:
- the LOC135649697 gene encoding vesicle-associated membrane protein 721-like, with translation MGQQSLIYSFVARGTVILAEYTEFSGNFNSIAAQCLQKLPASNNKFTYNCDGHTFNYLVEDGYTYCVVAVESVGRQIPIGFLDRVKEDFNKRYGGGKAATASANSLSREFGSKLKEQMQYCVDHSEEISKLAKVKAQVSEVKGVMMENIEKVLDRGEKIELLVDKTENLRSQAQDFRQQGTKMRRKMWLQNMKVKLIVLGIIIALILIIVLSICHGFKC, from the exons ATGGGGCAGCAGTCGCTGATCTACAGCTTCGTCGCGCGGGGGACGGTGATCCTGGCGGAGTACACCGAGTTCTCGGGCAACTTCAACAGCATCGCCGCTCAGTGCCTGCAGAAGCTCCCCGCTAGCAACAATAAGTTCACCTACAACTGTGACGGGCACACCTTCAACTACCTTGTCGAGGACGGATATA CATATTGTGTAGTTGCTGTTGAGTCAGTTGGCAGGCAAATTCCCATTGGCTTCCTGGACAGGGTGAAGGAGGACTTCAACAAAAGATATGGAGGAGGAAAAGCTGCAACGGCCTCAGCCAATAGCCTCAGCCGCGAGTTTGG GTCCAAGCTTAAAGAGCAGATGCAGTACTGTGTAGATCACTCCGAAGAGATCAGCAAGCTTGCCAAGGTGAAGGCTCAGGTTTCTGAAGTCAAAGGAGTTATGATGGAAAACATTGAGAAG GTTCTTGACCGTGGGGAGAAAATTGAGTTGCTTGTTGACAAGACAGAGAACCTTCGCTCCCAG GCACAGGATTTTAGACAGCAAGGGACAAAGATGAGGAGGAAAATGTGGCTACAGAATATGAAGGTTAAGCTGATCGTCTTGGGCATAATTATTGCGCTAATTCTTATCATAGTTTTGTCCATATGCCATGGCTTCAAATGCTAG
- the LOC103997600 gene encoding carbon catabolite repressor protein 4 homolog 1 — MLTVLRVHLPSEVPIVGCEIAPYVLLRRPDGSVSIDEVPEPAPLIGYCMKYKWYRNQGDQKVAICSVHPTEQATLQCLVCLKEKVPITKSYHCTPRCLSDAWQHHRSLHDRAKKTAKENGAEEEELFGRFNSNNGSISMYPTAVAEKTGEAWSEVGFSRTYTPTSDDINHVLKFECVAIDVETRKHVGNVNAILTARVIPAPSPTPRHMIPVNVALSGQLNLDGRIASGTFSVLSYNILSDAYATNEVYSYCPTWALSWPYRRQNLLREIIGYQADIVCLQEVQSDHFEEFFAPELDKHGYQALYKKKTSEVYSGNPNTLDGCATFFRRDRFSHVKKYEVEFNKAAQSSSAGQKKVALSRLIKDNIALIVVLEAKFTSRVSGNPGKRQLICVANTHVNVHHEHKDVKLWQVHTLLKGLEKIAVSADIPMLVCGDFNSVPGSAPHALLANGKVGTLHPDLAVDPLGILRSTNNLTHQLPLVSAYSSFARMAGVTPGLEQQRRRMDALTLEPLFTNCSRDFVGTVDYIFYTADSLFVESVLELLDEENLRKHTAIPSPEWSSDHIALLAEFRCKPRIRC; from the exons ATGCTGACCGTGTTACGGGTTCATCTCCCGTCGGAGGTCCCCATCGTTGGCTGCGAGATTGCGCCGTATGTTCTTTTGCGCCGACCGGATGGTTCCGTCTCGATCGACGAGGTACCCGAGCCTGCTCCGCTGATTGGCTACTGCATGAAGTACAAGTG GTACCGGAATCAAGGTGATCAAAAAGTTGCTATATGCAGTGTACATCCGACTGAGCAAGCAACTCTGCAGTGCCTGGTCTGTCTTAAGGAGAAAGTACCTATTACCAAGAGTTACCATTGTACTCCTAGGTGTTTGTCTGATGCTTGGCAGCACCATCGTTCATTGCATGACCGAGCAAAGAAAACGGCAAAAGAAAATGGAGCCGAAGAGGAAGAGTTGTTTGGACGCTTTAATAGTAATAATGGTTCAATTTCTATGTATCCTACAGCTGTTGCTGAAAAAACTGGAGAAGCCTGGTCTGAAGTTGGGTTTTCTAGGACATATACACCAACATCTGATGATATTAATCATGTTCTTAAGTTTGAATGTGTAGCAATAGATGTGGAGACAAGAAAACATGTTGGAAATGTAAATGCCATTTTGACAGCACGTGTAATTCCAGCCCCCTCTCCTACTCCACGTCACATGATTCCAGTGAATGTAGCCCTCTCGGGGCAATTGAATCTAGATGGTCGAATAGCTTCAGGGACTTTCTCGGTGCTTTCATACAACATTCTCTCTGATGCATATGCCACAAATGAGGTGTATAGCTACTGCCCAACTTGGGCACTTTCATGGCCTTACCGCAGGCAAAACTTGTTGCGAGAAATTATTGGCTACCAAGCTGACATAGTCTGTCTTCAGGAG GTTCAAAGTGACCATTTTGAggaattctttgctccagaaCTTGATAAACATGGGTATCAAGCACTATACAAGAAAAAGACTTCAGAG GTTTATAGTGGCAATCCAAATACTCTTGATGGTTGTGCTACATTTTTCCGCAGGGACAGGTTTTCACATGTCAAAAAATATGAG GTTGAGTTCAACAAGGCTGCACAGTCTTCATCAGCTGGTCAGAAGAAAGTTGCTCTGAGTCGTCTGATAAAG GATAATATTGCCCTTATTGTGGTTTTAGAAGCAAAATTTACGAGCCGTGTCTCTGGTAATCCTGGAAAAAGACAGCTAATTTGTGTG GCAAATACGCATGTAAATGTTCATCATGAACATAAGGATGTTAAACTTTGGCAG GTTCATACTCTTTTAAAAGGATTGGAGAAAATTGCTGTAAGTGCAGATATTCCAATGTTGGTCTGTGGAGATTTTAACTCTGTCCCAGGGAG TGCTCCTCACGCACTTCTTGCAAATGGCAAAGTTGGAACGTTGCATCCAGATTTGGCTGTAGATCCCCTTGGGATTTTGCGCTCTACAAACAATTTAACTCACCAGCTTCCATTG GTCAGCGCATACTCATCATTTGCAAGAATGGCTGGAGTCACTCCTGGTTTAGAGCAACAAAGGAGGAGGATGGATGCCTTGACACTCGAACCTTTGTTCACAAATTGCTCCAGGGATTTTGTTGGGACTGTCGACTACATATTCTACACAG CGGATTCTCTATTTGTGGAATCTGTATTAGAGCTCTTGGATGAGGAAAATTTGCGGAAGCACACTGCAATACCTTCCCCTGAGTGGTCATCTGATCATATAGCGCTTCTAGCTGAATTTCGCTGCAAGCCTAGAATTAGATGTTGA
- the LOC135648964 gene encoding uncharacterized protein LOC135648964 isoform X2, whose protein sequence is MASRLRLFSAAALLLVAVLTASADDAHDALQAFGLPKGLLPDSVSSFSLAENGKFVVELRAPCYVKFTDLVHYGKTIRGQIRYGIISDLSGIQIKKSFVWLSISDIVARPADGTIEFIVGFLSELRPATLFESVPHCRVNASPRGVFSPEELLPLPVSEV, encoded by the exons ATGGCGAGCCGCCTCCGTCTTTTCTCCGCCGCTGCGCTACTCCTCGTGGCCGTCCTCACTGCCTCGGCTGACGACGCGCACGACGCGCTCCAGGCCTTTGGGCTCCCCAAGGGGCTCCTTCCAGACTCGGTGTCGAGTTTCTCGCTCGCCGAGAATGGCAAGTTCGTGGTGGAGCTCAGGGCGCCGTGCTACGTCAAGTTCACCGACCTCGTCCACTACGGGAAGACCATCCGGGGTCAGATCCGCTACGGCATCATCTCCGACCTTTCCGGGATCCAGATTAAGAAGTCCTTCGTCTGGCTTTCCATCTCCGATATCGTGGCCCGCCCCGCCGATGGCACCATCGAGTTTATTGTGGGCTTCCTCTCGGAGTTGCGTCCTGCGACGCTGTTCGAGAGCGTCCCGCATTGCAGGGTCAATGCCTCCCCTCGTGGCGTGTTCTCACCGGAGGAGTTGCTCCCGCTCCCGGTTTCGGAG GTGTAA
- the LOC135648964 gene encoding uncharacterized protein LOC135648964 isoform X1, protein MASRLRLFSAAALLLVAVLTASADDAHDALQAFGLPKGLLPDSVSSFSLAENGKFVVELRAPCYVKFTDLVHYGKTIRGQIRYGIISDLSGIQIKKSFVWLSISDIVARPADGTIEFIVGFLSELRPATLFESVPHCRVNASPRGVFSPEELLPLPVSEHHKQIY, encoded by the exons ATGGCGAGCCGCCTCCGTCTTTTCTCCGCCGCTGCGCTACTCCTCGTGGCCGTCCTCACTGCCTCGGCTGACGACGCGCACGACGCGCTCCAGGCCTTTGGGCTCCCCAAGGGGCTCCTTCCAGACTCGGTGTCGAGTTTCTCGCTCGCCGAGAATGGCAAGTTCGTGGTGGAGCTCAGGGCGCCGTGCTACGTCAAGTTCACCGACCTCGTCCACTACGGGAAGACCATCCGGGGTCAGATCCGCTACGGCATCATCTCCGACCTTTCCGGGATCCAGATTAAGAAGTCCTTCGTCTGGCTTTCCATCTCCGATATCGTGGCCCGCCCCGCCGATGGCACCATCGAGTTTATTGTGGGCTTCCTCTCGGAGTTGCGTCCTGCGACGCTGTTCGAGAGCGTCCCGCATTGCAGGGTCAATGCCTCCCCTCGTGGCGTGTTCTCACCGGAGGAGTTGCTCCCGCTCCCGGTTTCGGAG CATCACAAGCAGATTTACTAG